The Streptomyces kanamyceticus genome window below encodes:
- a CDS encoding ATP-binding cassette domain-containing protein: protein MKRFFGPVKMAEPRVSDAEQELFGGPLRYDLGWSQHEHASLDLTMMSALRSMPSLVGATLRMAWQVDRRALLAVAVSEIGQGIAAAMGLLAVNAVMHALLAGTGSPAERLHALLPGLLAAAAIGVANSALSAWSTSRAGRLEPKIERIATTQYLAAAAGVELEAIEDPDFRRLVDIAQQGPGAARRMIGACVAALNGLISLVTTASVLAVLHPLLLPLLLLIAAPRGWGAMRVAQERYVSVLSWIEHVRASRLIGNLLTERTAAQEVRLHAVGPFLLSRYERMAESAESEQERLASSKALTEWVAAALSGLAMAATYGAMFWLILAGHMSLAVAGTAVIAVRTGSASLGGLVMNINRLHEESLYVRDHGRFLTQAARRTIPAGGAPVPDRVKEIILDRVTYCYPDRDTAALEQVSLTLPMGSVTAVVGENGSGKSTLMKVLSGMLLPQEGTLRWGEADISGLDRAQYFERVSLLTQDFQRWPVTAAMNIRIGRPAHAGTSQDLQPSLDYAGAAAVIAKLPDGLHSLLARMFRGATELSGGEWQKVGLARTHWRSATSRADSVLIVDEPTSALDPEAEIAAFDRIRRLAAPNRAVVLVTHRMSGVRHADHIYVLNQGRLAEHGTHDELLAQRGRYAAMFDTQAAQYAPTASIPKPAEPTVADPA from the coding sequence GTGAAGAGGTTCTTCGGACCGGTGAAGATGGCCGAGCCCCGGGTGTCCGACGCCGAACAGGAGCTGTTCGGCGGACCGTTGCGCTATGACCTGGGCTGGTCGCAGCACGAGCACGCCAGCTTGGATCTGACCATGATGTCGGCGCTGCGCTCCATGCCCTCGCTCGTCGGCGCCACCTTGCGCATGGCCTGGCAGGTCGACCGGCGCGCCCTGCTGGCCGTGGCGGTCAGCGAGATCGGCCAGGGCATCGCCGCGGCCATGGGGCTGCTCGCCGTCAACGCCGTCATGCACGCGCTGCTCGCCGGAACCGGCAGCCCCGCCGAGCGGTTGCACGCGCTGTTACCCGGACTGCTGGCCGCCGCCGCCATCGGTGTCGCCAACTCCGCCCTCTCAGCCTGGTCCACCTCCCGCGCAGGGCGTCTGGAGCCGAAGATCGAGCGGATCGCCACCACCCAGTACCTGGCCGCCGCTGCCGGCGTCGAGCTGGAGGCCATCGAGGATCCCGACTTCCGGCGGCTCGTCGACATCGCCCAGCAGGGGCCCGGCGCCGCCCGCCGCATGATCGGCGCCTGTGTCGCGGCCCTGAACGGTCTGATCTCTCTGGTCACGACCGCGAGTGTCCTCGCCGTTCTGCATCCCCTGCTCCTGCCCTTGTTGCTCCTCATCGCCGCCCCACGCGGCTGGGGCGCCATGCGCGTGGCCCAGGAGCGGTATGTGTCGGTGCTGAGCTGGATCGAGCACGTACGGGCCAGCCGCCTGATCGGCAATCTCCTCACCGAGCGCACCGCCGCCCAGGAGGTCCGTCTCCATGCCGTCGGCCCGTTCCTCCTCAGCCGCTACGAGCGCATGGCCGAGAGCGCCGAGAGCGAACAGGAACGCCTCGCCTCCAGCAAAGCCCTCACCGAGTGGGTCGCCGCGGCCCTGTCCGGACTGGCCATGGCCGCCACCTACGGGGCCATGTTCTGGCTGATCTTGGCCGGTCACATGAGCCTCGCCGTTGCCGGGACCGCCGTGATCGCGGTGCGGACCGGGTCGGCGAGCCTGGGCGGGCTGGTGATGAACATCAACCGGCTGCACGAGGAATCCCTCTACGTCCGCGACCACGGCCGGTTCCTCACCCAGGCCGCGCGGCGCACCATCCCCGCGGGCGGCGCCCCGGTGCCTGACCGGGTCAAGGAGATCATCCTGGACCGGGTCACCTACTGCTACCCCGACCGTGACACGGCGGCCCTGGAGCAGGTGTCGCTGACCCTGCCGATGGGGTCGGTGACCGCCGTGGTGGGTGAGAACGGCTCCGGCAAGAGCACGCTGATGAAGGTCCTGTCGGGCATGCTGCTGCCCCAGGAAGGCACGCTGCGCTGGGGCGAGGCGGACATCAGCGGCCTTGACCGGGCCCAGTACTTCGAGCGGGTCTCCCTGCTGACCCAGGATTTCCAGCGCTGGCCGGTGACCGCCGCGATGAACATCCGCATCGGCCGCCCTGCCCACGCCGGGACATCGCAGGACCTGCAGCCGTCGCTCGACTACGCGGGCGCCGCTGCGGTCATCGCCAAACTCCCCGACGGTCTGCACAGCCTGCTGGCCCGCATGTTCCGCGGCGCCACTGAACTGTCCGGCGGCGAGTGGCAGAAGGTGGGCCTGGCCCGCACCCACTGGCGCAGCGCCACCTCGCGGGCGGACAGCGTCCTGATCGTCGATGAGCCGACCTCCGCGCTCGATCCCGAGGCCGAGATCGCGGCCTTCGACCGCATCCGCCGCCTGGCCGCCCCGAACCGGGCCGTCGTCCTGGTCACCCACCGCATGTCCGGCGTCCGCCACGCCGACCACATCTACGTCCTCAACCAAGGACGCCTCGCCGAGCACGGCACGCACGACGAACTCCTCGCCCAACGCGGCCGGTACGCCGCGATGTTCGACACGCAGGCCGCCCAGTACGCCCCCACCGCCAGCATCCCGAAGCCCGCCGAGCCCACCGTCGCGGACCCCGCATGA
- a CDS encoding NUDIX domain-containing protein — protein sequence MAQILLRSSGAVLCVRRKPDAALAPGQLTVVGGHLKAGEPLDLAARREAEEETGVRIRADQQEFCGLVHHHKPGGTDRITAVFVTQSWSGEPYNAEPDRHDGLFWVSMEKPSPDCHPYTAAIFQMLTHGPSYRAMNWPTSGGPR from the coding sequence GTGGCGCAGATCCTGCTCCGGTCCAGCGGCGCCGTCTTGTGTGTGCGACGCAAGCCGGATGCGGCCCTCGCGCCGGGACAACTCACCGTTGTGGGCGGCCATCTCAAAGCCGGCGAACCACTGGACCTCGCGGCGCGACGTGAGGCGGAGGAGGAGACCGGGGTTCGTATCCGTGCCGACCAGCAGGAGTTCTGCGGGCTGGTCCATCACCACAAGCCCGGCGGCACGGATCGGATCACCGCGGTCTTCGTGACGCAGTCCTGGAGCGGTGAGCCGTACAACGCCGAGCCGGACCGGCACGACGGGCTGTTCTGGGTGTCGATGGAGAAGCCCTCGCCGGACTGCCACCCCTACACCGCCGCCATCTTCCAGATGCTCACCCACGGCCCGTCCTACCGGGCCATGAACTGGCCTACCTCGGGAGGTCCCCGGTGA
- a CDS encoding helix-turn-helix domain-containing protein: MPNILRVALADEERRDLHALLGRRDLTRYSRQRGERMRLLDQGRSVAEVASVLECHPVTVRATVHRFVKGGIAGLPDALRPGRPARLLGVEDRAALGELLDYSGQAGITWGVPALCEWLRAERGVEISSDWLGELLRREGFCRKRTRDSVRHKADPVLQQAAWAQLEDLRPCVRPHTRENAI; the protein is encoded by the coding sequence ATGCCGAACATCCTTCGAGTCGCGCTGGCCGACGAGGAACGCCGTGACCTGCATGCGCTGCTGGGTCGCCGCGATCTGACCCGGTACTCGCGGCAGCGCGGCGAGCGCATGCGGCTCCTCGATCAGGGCCGGTCCGTTGCTGAGGTCGCCAGCGTGCTGGAGTGCCATCCGGTCACGGTCCGCGCCACGGTCCACCGCTTTGTGAAGGGTGGGATCGCGGGGCTGCCGGATGCCCTGCGGCCGGGCAGGCCGGCGAGGCTGCTGGGGGTGGAGGACCGCGCCGCGCTGGGCGAGCTGCTGGACTACTCCGGCCAGGCCGGGATCACGTGGGGTGTCCCGGCCCTGTGCGAGTGGCTGCGGGCCGAGCGCGGGGTGGAGATCTCCTCGGACTGGTTGGGCGAGCTGCTGCGGCGCGAGGGCTTCTGCCGGAAGCGCACCCGCGACAGCGTGCGGCACAAGGCAGATCCCGTCCTCCAGCAGGCCGCCTGGGCCCAGTTGGAGGACTTGCGGCCTTGCGTCAGGCCGCACACGCGGGAGAACGCGATCTGA
- a CDS encoding DUF4259 domain-containing protein translates to MGTWDVGPFDNDTAADFCDALDQAAADKRETIIHGTITRVIGAAGYLEAPESEEAVAAAALIAAPCRGGQPADPHDGPEEPIPDLTHLRAPALQALDRIMTEPSELRDLCAEPIGGFWRATISRLRTTLNPPSPGEQLRWS, encoded by the coding sequence ATGGGCACCTGGGATGTCGGCCCCTTCGACAATGACACCGCAGCAGACTTCTGCGACGCCCTCGACCAGGCAGCCGCAGACAAACGCGAAACCATCATCCATGGCACCATCACCCGAGTGATCGGCGCCGCGGGCTACCTCGAGGCGCCCGAGTCCGAGGAAGCCGTTGCTGCAGCCGCCCTGATCGCCGCACCGTGCCGGGGAGGTCAGCCTGCCGATCCTCACGATGGTCCGGAAGAACCCATCCCTGACCTCACCCATCTGCGTGCCCCGGCCCTCCAGGCCCTCGACCGCATCATGACCGAGCCGTCCGAGCTGAGGGACCTCTGCGCCGAACCGATCGGCGGATTTTGGCGAGCGACCATCAGCCGACTGCGGACCACGCTCAACCCACCGTCTCCTGGCGAACAGCTCCGCTGGAGCTGA
- a CDS encoding AMP-binding protein, which yields MPTPLARCLIGFFINTVAVRADLSGAPSFSDVLHQVRSTVLEGYAHQDIPFEDVVAGVSAARTVGHNPLFQTWFNLLGESDRPPRLPGLNTSIVELPAHASLFDLGLYVTDHGDRLRLDLAYDGNLFTDARAEAILDQMTLVLAGAVLHPDRPVADISLVGTPSRKLLPNPGAELSPARTAALAAGIRAGMSTSLVHDSSTTLDAERLLTLSAQVNHHLAHHGVGSGDIVAVYAARCAVLVPLLLGIHERGAAFLLLDPAHPPTRLAAQTAAAGAAHLVHFPAAGPLPRELQESEVPISDMNTLLATTSEPLPALPPAPSGPAYVMFTSGSTSAVPRGVVGTSAPLAHFLSWYTNAFQLTADSRFALLSGLGHDPLLRDILTPLWTGGQLHVPDDDLLHNPVSLLRWLAHRRITVLHLTPPLARLLALAAAEAGVRLPEVRLVCYGGDVLRSQDVSSLAAIAPYARHVNFYGATETPQAMTYHVVSPQEVMGDETAAVEGAGASVPIGTGIDGVQALIINAAGNLAGIGEVGEIVVRTAFLTEGYLQPSSAGGFHRDPQLGVRRYATGDSGRYLPDGTVEVLGRIDSQVKIRGFRVDPSEIDAAFLRIPGVCAATTLARFSPLGDTRLVTYIVTATPHPSAEDVRTSLEALLPAHMVPSEVLEISSMPLTPNGKINTAELLNKRATPPLSGGGTAPDDTVEETLRAIWQEAIGTDEVALNDNFFDLGGTSQLMVRVQALLHERTGQDVPLVSLFRYASVRSLARHLRGATTEDSAAPSHRRGRSRDGAAAHAQRLGRRNATP from the coding sequence ATGCCCACGCCTCTGGCGCGGTGCCTCATAGGGTTCTTCATCAACACAGTGGCCGTACGTGCCGACCTCTCCGGCGCCCCGTCGTTCTCCGATGTCCTGCATCAGGTGCGAAGCACGGTCCTGGAGGGCTACGCACACCAGGACATTCCATTCGAGGATGTGGTGGCAGGGGTCTCCGCGGCACGCACGGTGGGCCACAACCCGCTCTTCCAGACTTGGTTCAACCTGCTGGGCGAATCCGACCGGCCGCCCCGTCTGCCCGGCCTGAACACGTCGATCGTCGAACTCCCCGCCCACGCCTCCCTCTTTGACCTGGGCCTGTACGTGACGGATCACGGTGACCGACTTCGGCTCGACCTCGCGTACGACGGGAACTTGTTCACCGACGCGCGGGCGGAGGCGATCCTCGACCAGATGACGCTGGTACTGGCCGGGGCAGTCCTTCACCCCGACCGTCCCGTCGCCGACATCTCCCTTGTAGGAACGCCCTCCCGAAAGCTGCTGCCGAACCCCGGCGCGGAGCTGTCCCCCGCTCGCACGGCTGCGCTCGCCGCGGGTATCCGTGCGGGGATGAGCACCTCGCTCGTGCACGACTCCTCCACGACCCTCGACGCGGAACGTCTGCTGACGCTGTCCGCACAGGTGAATCACCACCTCGCACACCACGGCGTGGGCAGCGGCGACATCGTGGCCGTGTACGCAGCCCGCTGCGCGGTGCTTGTGCCGCTGCTGCTCGGCATTCACGAGCGGGGAGCGGCATTCCTGCTCCTCGACCCCGCGCACCCACCCACCCGGTTGGCGGCCCAGACCGCCGCCGCAGGAGCAGCGCACTTGGTGCACTTCCCCGCAGCGGGCCCACTACCGAGGGAACTCCAGGAATCCGAGGTCCCGATCAGCGACATGAACACCTTGCTCGCCACAACCTCCGAGCCGTTGCCCGCCCTTCCCCCGGCGCCGTCCGGCCCCGCCTACGTGATGTTCACCTCCGGCTCGACCAGCGCCGTACCCCGTGGAGTCGTCGGTACGTCGGCCCCGCTCGCGCACTTCCTCTCCTGGTACACCAACGCCTTCCAGCTCACGGCGGACAGCCGCTTCGCGCTGCTCTCCGGGCTCGGGCACGACCCTCTGCTCCGGGACATCCTGACCCCTCTGTGGACGGGTGGGCAGCTACATGTTCCCGACGACGACCTGTTGCACAACCCGGTGTCCCTGCTGCGCTGGCTGGCGCACCGCCGCATCACGGTCCTGCACCTCACTCCACCGCTTGCCCGACTGCTCGCCCTCGCCGCCGCGGAGGCGGGAGTACGGCTGCCCGAGGTCCGCCTGGTCTGCTACGGAGGCGACGTCCTGCGCAGCCAGGATGTGTCGTCCCTGGCCGCGATCGCACCGTACGCCCGGCACGTGAACTTCTACGGAGCCACCGAGACGCCGCAAGCCATGACGTATCACGTGGTGTCCCCGCAGGAAGTCATGGGCGACGAGACGGCAGCCGTCGAGGGAGCGGGAGCATCCGTCCCGATCGGTACGGGAATCGACGGCGTACAAGCCCTGATCATCAACGCTGCCGGAAACCTGGCCGGCATCGGCGAGGTGGGTGAAATCGTGGTGCGCACTGCTTTCCTCACTGAGGGCTATCTCCAGCCCTCCTCTGCCGGAGGTTTCCACCGCGATCCCCAACTGGGAGTACGTCGCTACGCAACCGGTGACAGCGGCAGGTATCTTCCCGACGGTACCGTCGAGGTCCTTGGCCGCATCGACAGTCAGGTCAAGATCCGGGGTTTCCGGGTGGACCCGTCGGAAATCGACGCTGCCTTCCTGCGGATCCCCGGGGTGTGCGCCGCGACCACGCTGGCGCGATTCAGTCCGCTCGGCGACACCCGTCTGGTGACCTACATCGTCACCGCCACACCCCACCCGTCCGCCGAGGATGTGCGCACGAGCCTGGAGGCTTTGCTGCCCGCACACATGGTTCCCTCCGAGGTGCTGGAGATCAGCAGCATGCCCCTCACTCCCAACGGCAAGATCAACACTGCCGAACTCCTCAACAAGAGGGCGACACCTCCGCTCTCCGGCGGCGGAACAGCACCGGACGACACAGTGGAGGAGACCCTCCGCGCCATCTGGCAGGAGGCGATCGGCACCGACGAGGTCGCGCTCAACGACAACTTCTTCGACCTCGGCGGCACGTCACAGCTGATGGTGCGCGTCCAAGCACTCCTCCACGAGCGCACAGGCCAGGACGTTCCCCTGGTCTCGCTCTTCCGATACGCCAGCGTCAGATCACTCGCCCGCCATCTGCGCGGCGCTACCACCGAGGACTCCGCTGCCCCGTCCCACCGCCGAGGGCGCAGCCGCGACGGAGCGGCGGCCCACGCTCAGAGACTCGGCCGGCGTAACGCCACGCCTTGA
- a CDS encoding GNAT family N-acetyltransferase, with the protein MSQVILRTERVHLTPQSDEYLEYQVELDADPEVMRHLGGARSREQVEAALRGNLADADRAVGLGYWAGFVEGHFVGYWILRPPGPVDQEPVAGQGELGFKLLRRYWRQGLGSEGSRELLRHGFEDLGLSRIGAMTGAANTASRATLAALGLRYVREFQADAADFPPGADPRTVEYAITQEQWHAVRSA; encoded by the coding sequence ATGTCCCAAGTGATCTTGCGTACTGAACGGGTCCATCTGACCCCACAGTCCGACGAGTATCTGGAATATCAGGTTGAGCTCGATGCCGACCCCGAGGTGATGCGTCACCTGGGCGGTGCGCGCAGCCGTGAGCAGGTGGAGGCAGCGCTTCGCGGGAACCTCGCGGATGCGGACCGGGCTGTGGGTCTGGGGTATTGGGCCGGGTTCGTCGAGGGACACTTTGTCGGCTACTGGATCCTGCGGCCGCCGGGCCCTGTCGACCAGGAACCAGTGGCAGGCCAGGGCGAACTCGGGTTCAAGCTACTGCGGCGCTACTGGCGCCAAGGACTCGGCAGCGAGGGATCTCGTGAGCTGCTCCGGCATGGCTTCGAGGACCTCGGGCTGAGCCGGATCGGCGCCATGACGGGGGCGGCCAACACGGCCTCGCGGGCCACACTGGCCGCTCTCGGGTTGCGGTATGTCCGTGAATTCCAGGCGGATGCCGCTGACTTCCCGCCGGGTGCCGACCCGCGAACAGTCGAGTATGCGATCACCCAAGAGCAGTGGCATGCAGTCCGGAGCGCGTGA
- a CDS encoding helix-turn-helix transcriptional regulator codes for MPDRIFDGRKLRDCRVLRRLSQGDVAAAVGVKTNAISRWETGQATPSQERLPGIAQAVEADLDQLFPRLAPPNLADLRCDAGMTQSDTAIYTRTVSPMPVRAAENGKRTLSDDAVTALAKAYKVTRSELLAAQRRSFGHDVPAVTPEGEPPTPWAAQSLAGKIKHLREQVYDGTLPTDEALASAGNRRIGRFVLTADTVRDLRQGTVRVASDEVLDALSLAFVVPLAYFRGDAHEIDRLIALVMRTRAFPQARSDSSLAASTEELGIVERA; via the coding sequence ATGCCCGACCGCATCTTCGACGGCAGGAAGCTGCGCGATTGCCGCGTGCTCCGTCGCCTGTCGCAGGGCGATGTGGCCGCTGCTGTAGGCGTCAAGACCAACGCCATCTCACGCTGGGAAACGGGGCAGGCAACCCCTTCGCAGGAACGTCTGCCGGGCATCGCCCAGGCCGTTGAAGCAGACCTCGACCAGCTCTTTCCGCGGCTGGCACCGCCCAACCTCGCCGATCTTCGCTGTGATGCCGGCATGACGCAGTCGGATACCGCTATCTACACCAGAACGGTGTCACCGATGCCCGTGCGCGCAGCGGAGAACGGCAAGCGCACGCTGTCCGATGATGCGGTGACGGCACTGGCGAAGGCATACAAGGTCACCCGATCCGAGCTCCTGGCGGCCCAGCGCAGATCGTTCGGCCATGACGTGCCGGCCGTAACACCGGAAGGGGAACCGCCGACGCCTTGGGCCGCGCAGAGCCTCGCCGGGAAGATCAAACACCTGCGGGAGCAGGTCTACGACGGCACGTTGCCGACGGACGAAGCTCTGGCCTCGGCGGGCAACCGTAGGATCGGCCGGTTCGTGCTCACCGCGGACACCGTGAGGGACCTGCGTCAGGGCACAGTACGGGTGGCGTCGGACGAGGTTCTCGATGCCCTGTCGCTCGCCTTCGTTGTCCCACTGGCCTACTTCCGCGGTGACGCCCACGAGATCGACCGCCTGATCGCCTTGGTGATGAGGACCCGCGCTTTCCCCCAAGCCCGATCCGATTCCTCACTTGCCGCAAGTACCGAAGAGCTGGGGATCGTCGAGCGTGCGTGA